One window from the genome of Natrarchaeobius halalkaliphilus encodes:
- a CDS encoding dihydrodipicolinate synthase family protein has product MTLESALQGITCPVVTPFDEDSKRVDEAAFGAIVEDLVANDIDGVFSCGTAGEFASLTADERRRVHELAVEHADGSVPVLAGAGATTVSETLEHIEAAAAVGADAAVVVPPYFHTANDPAGNRRFFETVADASPLPLLLYNIPLCTGRRIHLETVESVATHENVIGLKDSGGDLQYFLSVIRRTPDSFLVLQGFDTLVLPSIRMGGDGGVNTLSNVAPAQYAELYETADRRRAREVQDAVASLFESCAEYGFAPGTKTALASRGGIPSDTVRLPLVSVPEEGRATIATQVEAVLNA; this is encoded by the coding sequence ATGACTCTCGAGAGCGCACTTCAGGGGATTACGTGTCCGGTCGTAACGCCGTTCGACGAAGACTCGAAACGCGTCGACGAGGCGGCGTTCGGAGCCATCGTCGAGGATCTCGTGGCCAACGACATCGATGGCGTGTTCTCCTGTGGAACCGCGGGCGAGTTCGCGAGCCTGACTGCGGACGAGCGTCGCCGAGTTCACGAACTCGCGGTCGAACACGCCGACGGTTCGGTTCCGGTGCTCGCCGGCGCGGGTGCAACGACCGTCTCGGAGACGCTCGAGCACATCGAGGCGGCCGCCGCCGTCGGTGCTGACGCCGCCGTCGTCGTCCCGCCGTACTTCCACACCGCGAACGACCCGGCCGGAAATCGGCGGTTTTTCGAGACCGTTGCCGACGCGTCGCCGCTCCCGCTGTTGCTCTACAACATCCCGCTCTGTACCGGCCGTCGGATCCACCTCGAGACCGTCGAATCGGTCGCGACCCACGAGAACGTAATCGGGCTGAAGGACTCGGGCGGCGACCTCCAGTACTTCCTGTCGGTGATCCGCCGGACACCCGACTCGTTTCTCGTTCTCCAGGGATTCGACACGTTGGTCCTCCCGTCGATTCGAATGGGCGGCGACGGCGGGGTGAACACGCTCTCGAACGTGGCCCCGGCGCAGTACGCCGAACTGTACGAGACGGCCGATCGACGGCGCGCTCGAGAGGTGCAGGACGCCGTCGCGTCCCTGTTCGAATCCTGTGCCGAATACGGGTTCGCACCCGGAACGAAAACCGCACTCGCGTCTCGAGGTGGGATCCCGTCGGATACCGTTCGCCTTCCGCTCGTTTCGGTTCCGGAGGAGGGACGAGCGACGATCGCGACGCAGGTCGAAGCCGTTTTAAACGCCTGA
- the mutS gene encoding DNA mismatch repair protein MutS produces the protein MTDATGIVGEFFSLKEETDAELLAMQCGDFYEFFAEDAETVSEELDLNVSQKSSHGSSYPMAGVPVDDLTPYLKALVERGYRVAVADQYETESGHAREIVRVVTPGTLLETTDADAQYLAAVVDGDSSGAIAGETYGLAFADVTTGRFLVADAADVDEALTELYRFDPVEVLPGPNVRTDDELLSTVRERIDATLTLHDTESFAPKRAGHAVREQFGRETIDRLAVGESTLAAAGAILAYVEETGAGVLASMTRLQSHRGDDHVTLDATTQRNLELTETMHGDGDGSLFETIDHTATSAGGRLLKEWLQRPRRSIEALETRQQSVAALSSAALARDELTDTLGTAADLARLASKATHGSADARDLRSIQETLAVLPALSETISSTPELADSPLPVIVDRPDREPARELRETLDAAIAPEPPSTVTQGELFQRGHDDDLDEVIERHEELKEWVDTLADREKRQYGLSHVTVDRNRTDGYYVQVGKSAADGVPDHYEEIKTLKNSKRFTTDELEEKEREILRLERRRADLEYELFEQLREDVAARAELLQDVGRALATVDVLASLATHAAENRWVEPVLHRGDHLEIEQGRHPVVEQTTEFVPNDVRMDDDRGFLVVTGPNMSGKSTYMRQVAGIVLLAQIGSFVPAREAEIGVVDGIFTRVGALDELAQGRSTFMVEMSELSNILHAATDESLVILDEVGRGTATYDGISIAWAATEYLHNTVQAKTLFATHYHELTGLAENLPRVANVHVAADERDGDVTFLRTVRDGPTDRSYGIHVAELAGVPDPVVDRAETVLDRLREENAIEAKGGSSEPVQAVFDVSSGQFRGTANGDGGSADHGSTDGGDATSEANETIDPDAKAVLADLESIDVNTTPPIDLVTKVQELQRRLENA, from the coding sequence ATGACCGATGCGACGGGGATCGTCGGGGAGTTCTTCTCGCTCAAAGAAGAAACCGACGCGGAGCTGTTGGCGATGCAGTGTGGCGATTTCTACGAATTCTTCGCTGAGGACGCCGAGACGGTGAGTGAGGAGCTCGATCTCAACGTCTCCCAGAAGTCTTCTCACGGCTCGTCGTATCCGATGGCCGGCGTCCCCGTCGACGACCTGACGCCGTACCTCAAGGCGCTCGTCGAACGCGGCTATCGAGTGGCCGTTGCCGACCAGTACGAAACCGAATCGGGCCACGCACGCGAAATCGTCCGCGTCGTCACTCCCGGAACGTTGCTCGAGACGACGGACGCCGACGCACAGTACCTCGCGGCCGTCGTCGACGGCGACTCGAGCGGAGCGATCGCAGGCGAGACGTACGGCCTCGCGTTCGCTGACGTCACGACGGGCCGGTTTCTCGTCGCGGACGCGGCCGACGTCGACGAGGCGCTGACCGAACTCTACCGGTTCGATCCCGTCGAGGTCCTGCCGGGACCGAACGTCCGAACCGACGACGAATTGCTTTCGACGGTCCGGGAGCGAATCGACGCCACGCTCACCCTCCACGACACGGAGTCGTTCGCGCCTAAACGCGCCGGACACGCGGTTCGCGAGCAGTTCGGCCGAGAGACGATCGATCGGCTGGCCGTCGGGGAGTCGACGCTCGCTGCCGCCGGAGCGATCCTCGCGTACGTCGAGGAGACCGGTGCCGGCGTGCTCGCGTCGATGACTCGTCTCCAGTCTCATCGCGGCGACGACCACGTGACGCTCGACGCGACGACTCAGCGCAACCTCGAGCTCACGGAGACGATGCACGGCGACGGCGACGGTTCGCTGTTCGAGACGATCGATCACACCGCGACCAGCGCGGGCGGGCGACTTCTCAAGGAGTGGCTCCAGCGGCCGCGCCGATCGATCGAGGCGCTCGAGACGCGCCAGCAAAGCGTCGCAGCGCTTTCGTCTGCCGCGCTTGCACGCGATGAGCTCACTGACACGCTCGGAACCGCAGCCGATCTCGCACGCCTCGCCTCGAAAGCGACTCACGGGAGCGCCGACGCACGCGACCTCCGTTCCATACAGGAGACGCTCGCCGTTCTGCCCGCGCTGTCGGAGACGATCTCGTCGACGCCGGAACTTGCCGATTCGCCGCTTCCCGTGATCGTCGACCGACCCGACCGCGAGCCGGCTCGCGAGCTTCGGGAAACCCTGGACGCGGCTATCGCACCGGAGCCGCCGTCGACGGTGACCCAGGGCGAACTCTTTCAGCGAGGACACGACGACGATCTGGACGAGGTGATCGAGCGCCACGAGGAGCTCAAAGAGTGGGTGGATACGCTTGCCGACCGAGAGAAACGCCAGTACGGACTCTCACACGTCACCGTCGACCGGAACAGAACCGACGGTTACTACGTCCAGGTCGGCAAATCCGCCGCCGACGGCGTTCCCGATCACTACGAGGAGATCAAGACGCTGAAAAACTCGAAACGCTTCACTACCGACGAACTCGAGGAGAAAGAACGCGAGATCCTCCGGCTCGAGCGGCGACGAGCCGACCTCGAGTACGAACTCTTCGAGCAGCTGCGCGAGGACGTCGCCGCTCGAGCCGAGTTGCTACAGGACGTCGGCCGGGCGCTGGCGACCGTCGACGTTCTCGCGAGCCTGGCGACTCACGCGGCCGAAAACCGTTGGGTCGAGCCCGTACTGCACCGAGGGGACCACCTCGAAATCGAACAGGGCCGACATCCAGTCGTCGAGCAAACGACGGAGTTCGTCCCGAACGACGTCCGAATGGACGATGATCGCGGCTTTCTCGTCGTAACCGGCCCGAACATGTCCGGGAAGTCGACGTACATGCGACAGGTTGCCGGGATCGTGCTGCTCGCCCAGATTGGAAGTTTCGTTCCGGCGAGGGAGGCAGAAATCGGCGTCGTCGACGGAATCTTCACCCGCGTCGGCGCGCTCGACGAACTCGCACAGGGTCGGTCGACGTTCATGGTCGAGATGAGCGAACTCTCGAACATCCTCCACGCGGCGACCGACGAATCGCTGGTGATTCTGGACGAGGTAGGCCGTGGCACCGCAACGTACGACGGGATCTCGATCGCCTGGGCGGCGACCGAATACCTGCACAATACCGTCCAGGCCAAAACGCTGTTTGCGACGCACTACCACGAGCTGACCGGCCTCGCTGAAAATCTCCCTCGCGTCGCCAACGTCCACGTCGCGGCCGACGAACGCGACGGGGACGTGACGTTCCTCCGGACGGTCCGGGACGGCCCCACCGATCGGTCCTACGGTATCCACGTCGCGGAGCTCGCGGGCGTTCCCGATCCGGTCGTCGACCGGGCGGAGACCGTCCTCGATCGCCTCCGAGAGGAGAACGCAATCGAAGCCAAGGGAGGCTCGAGCGAGCCCGTCCAAGCCGTCTTCGACGTCTCGAGCGGGCAGTTCCGAGGGACGGCGAACGGCGACGGCGGGAGTGCAGACCACGGCAGTACAGACGGCGGGGACGCGACGAGCGAAGCGAACGAGACGATCGATCCGGACGCGAAAGCCGTCCTCGCGGATCTCGAATCCATCGACGTGAACACGACGCCGCCGATCGACCTGGTGACGAAGGTCCAGGAGCTACAGCGACGACTCGAGAACGCGTGA
- a CDS encoding tRNA-binding protein, which translates to MVDNPFDDEIRVGEILRAESFEEANKPKMTKLWIDLGDEYGEIRSAGQLDHHYDPEELEGRRVLCATTLGSVRIAGFKSEALTVGVPDEDGYPVLVEPESDVPLGGLLF; encoded by the coding sequence ATGGTCGACAACCCGTTCGACGACGAGATTCGCGTCGGTGAAATTCTCCGTGCGGAATCGTTCGAGGAGGCGAACAAACCGAAGATGACCAAGCTCTGGATCGATCTGGGCGACGAGTACGGCGAGATCCGCTCCGCCGGGCAGCTGGATCATCACTACGATCCCGAGGAACTCGAGGGACGACGGGTGCTGTGTGCGACGACCCTCGGCTCGGTCCGGATCGCCGGTTTCAAATCCGAAGCGTTGACCGTCGGCGTCCCGGACGAGGACGGATACCCGGTACTCGTCGAGCCGGAATCAGACGTTCCGCTCGGCGGACTGTTGTTCTGA
- a CDS encoding AIR synthase family protein, producing MSDLGKIDRAFFDRHVAPNLGAERTDVAVGPQHGVDFGVIDVDGTALVTATDPLSILPALGFERAARFALDLVLADVAVSGVPPSHLSICFTLPETMTDEEFETVWTTIHNECADLGVAVVTGHTARYSDPSHPWVGAATAMGVGEHDDVVRPDGARVGDRLLLTTGPAVEAVGLLSTLFPDQLELSDDVVADAQQRLEEVYCVRDALTAVTAGPVTAMHDVTEGGLAGALNEMATGAGVRFDVDRDAVPMRAGVREVCESLEIDPWTATSCGSLLVAVEPSGVDAVRSALEDRDTVVAEIGRVEDGEGVVVDGERLEHPDVDPSWAAYAELADRAR from the coding sequence GTGAGTGATCTCGGCAAGATCGATCGGGCGTTCTTCGATCGACACGTCGCTCCGAACCTCGGCGCAGAGCGCACCGACGTCGCCGTCGGTCCCCAACACGGCGTCGACTTCGGCGTGATCGACGTCGACGGAACTGCGCTGGTCACCGCGACCGACCCGCTCTCGATCCTCCCTGCACTCGGCTTCGAGCGCGCCGCGCGGTTCGCCCTCGACCTCGTCCTCGCGGACGTGGCCGTCAGCGGCGTTCCACCGTCACATCTCTCGATCTGTTTCACCCTGCCCGAGACGATGACCGACGAGGAGTTCGAGACGGTCTGGACGACTATCCACAACGAGTGCGCCGACCTCGGCGTCGCCGTCGTCACCGGCCACACGGCCCGGTACTCCGATCCCTCGCACCCGTGGGTGGGCGCGGCGACCGCGATGGGCGTCGGCGAGCACGACGATGTCGTCCGCCCCGACGGCGCACGCGTCGGCGATCGGCTCCTGTTGACGACCGGACCCGCGGTCGAGGCGGTCGGTCTCCTGAGCACCCTCTTTCCCGACCAACTCGAGCTTTCCGACGACGTCGTCGCGGACGCACAGCAGCGTCTCGAGGAGGTGTACTGCGTTCGGGACGCCCTGACCGCGGTCACGGCCGGTCCCGTCACCGCGATGCACGACGTCACCGAGGGCGGGCTCGCCGGCGCGTTGAACGAGATGGCCACCGGTGCCGGAGTTCGGTTCGACGTCGATCGCGATGCGGTCCCGATGCGCGCGGGCGTTCGCGAGGTGTGCGAGTCCCTCGAGATCGACCCGTGGACCGCGACCAGCTGTGGCTCGCTTCTCGTCGCGGTCGAGCCGAGCGGTGTCGACGCGGTCCGAAGCGCACTCGAGGACCGGGACACCGTCGTCGCCGAGATCGGCCGCGTCGAGGACGGCGAGGGCGTCGTCGTCGACGGCGAACGACTCGAGCACCCGGACGTCGACCCGTCGTGGGCGGCGTACGCGGAACTGGCCGATCGCGCCCGGTAG
- a CDS encoding putative sulfate/molybdate transporter, with protein MAYSFGNSTRSELEFSVSELTGALGDSVTVLPLIVALAATTTVSLPHVLIGFGVFQIVWGVYYGMPLSVEPMKALVGLAIVGSLSYPELAAAGLLAGGVLLAVGSLGLVDRLQRIVGEPVIRGVQFAVALLLLEAAIGLSAGNLSVAAGGLAVVVVLALVGYRHSSILAVLALGGIAAVISTGFPTPRLPELALFPAGSPTVSVAALEGTVAQLGMTLGNAAIATALLCGDLYDRDVSADSLSKSMGVTCLAAIPVGGVPMCHGSGGLAGKYAFGARTGGANVLLGVGYLALALVAAGALLAAFPMALLGVLLAVVALELGRAAFAPIDDGWVLALVVVVGVVGLAINVGIAFVLGAVAFWLRSRSA; from the coding sequence ATGGCGTACTCGTTCGGGAATTCGACCCGATCCGAACTCGAGTTTTCGGTCTCTGAACTGACAGGTGCGCTAGGTGATTCGGTTACGGTCCTGCCGCTGATCGTCGCGCTCGCGGCGACCACGACGGTCTCGCTCCCCCACGTCCTGATCGGCTTCGGCGTGTTCCAGATCGTCTGGGGCGTATATTACGGGATGCCGCTCTCCGTCGAGCCGATGAAGGCGCTGGTCGGGCTGGCGATCGTCGGCTCGCTGTCGTACCCAGAACTCGCGGCGGCGGGGCTGCTCGCGGGCGGCGTGTTGCTCGCCGTCGGCTCGCTGGGTCTCGTCGATCGCCTCCAGCGAATCGTCGGCGAACCCGTGATCAGGGGCGTCCAGTTCGCCGTCGCCCTGCTGTTGCTCGAGGCCGCGATCGGCCTCTCCGCCGGAAACCTCTCCGTAGCGGCCGGTGGACTGGCTGTCGTCGTCGTCCTCGCGCTCGTCGGCTACCGCCACTCGAGCATCCTCGCCGTTCTCGCGCTCGGCGGGATCGCGGCGGTCATATCGACCGGGTTCCCGACGCCGCGCCTTCCCGAACTCGCTCTTTTCCCCGCCGGTTCCCCGACGGTATCTGTGGCGGCGCTCGAGGGGACCGTCGCCCAACTGGGGATGACCCTCGGAAACGCGGCGATCGCGACCGCGTTGCTCTGTGGCGACCTCTACGATCGGGACGTCTCCGCGGACTCGCTCTCGAAGAGCATGGGCGTCACCTGCCTCGCGGCGATCCCGGTCGGCGGCGTCCCGATGTGTCACGGCAGCGGCGGCCTGGCTGGCAAGTACGCCTTCGGCGCGCGCACCGGCGGGGCGAACGTCCTGCTCGGAGTCGGATACCTCGCGCTCGCGCTGGTCGCCGCCGGCGCGCTGCTGGCTGCGTTCCCGATGGCCCTGCTCGGCGTCTTACTCGCCGTCGTCGCCCTCGAGCTCGGACGCGCGGCGTTCGCTCCGATCGACGACGGGTGGGTGCTCGCGCTGGTCGTCGTCGTCGGCGTCGTCGGCCTCGCGATCAACGTCGGCATCGCGTTCGTCCTCGGGGCCGTCGCCTTCTGGCTGCGCTCGAGGAGCGCGTGA
- a CDS encoding DUF7384 family protein, with product MSERRDEPDPTRVVADPTVLAADLFVDGDAREALDHVRRHSWVDLVASEHLLEETERLVASLADEELASDHRARLEADCVAVDHPADDHPALASAYRGEAAHLLSDDERLGSAKAGLSLQPRVSVSVRPPDAFARLFDPESLYEAVEGDEYPGPDRDPRS from the coding sequence ATGAGTGAGCGCCGCGACGAGCCCGACCCGACGCGCGTCGTCGCGGATCCGACGGTACTCGCGGCCGACCTGTTCGTCGACGGCGACGCGCGCGAGGCGCTGGATCACGTCCGTCGTCACTCCTGGGTCGACCTCGTCGCGAGCGAGCACCTGCTCGAGGAGACCGAACGACTCGTCGCCTCGCTGGCCGACGAGGAACTCGCGAGCGACCACCGGGCCCGACTCGAGGCCGACTGCGTCGCGGTCGACCACCCGGCGGACGATCACCCCGCGCTCGCGTCGGCCTACCGCGGTGAGGCGGCACACCTCCTCTCCGACGACGAGCGACTCGGCTCCGCGAAGGCGGGACTCTCGCTCCAGCCCCGCGTCTCGGTGAGCGTTCGTCCCCCGGACGCCTTCGCCCGCCTGTTCGATCCCGAGAGCCTCTACGAGGCGGTCGAGGGCGACGAGTATCCCGGACCGGATCGCGACCCGCGATCCTGA